In Mugil cephalus isolate CIBA_MC_2020 chromosome 20, CIBA_Mcephalus_1.1, whole genome shotgun sequence, the following are encoded in one genomic region:
- the gadd45gip1 gene encoding growth arrest and DNA damage-inducible proteins-interacting protein 1: MAASMLCRRTTALCRTLKGFSPSTTALFANSQCPLQLQTASYNPRPLRVNIRDPYIPDKNSEKTPEWQKTARHDRKLFGRYGSASGIDPASLWPSHEELDEIIAEEKEWNPPLKVMLKNIEAREKEETAKRLAKEKLIAANMAKMPKLIADWRREKREAKLKQKAEKERRRMLLAKARERFGYMVDHRSHKFKEMMAEVEKDEKKMRKQMKRRLKEEQVAGDDAPPAASSSSSS; the protein is encoded by the exons ATGGCGGCGTCCATGTTGTGCAGGAGGACGACTGCGTTATGCAGGACTTTGAAGGGATTTTCACCGTCAACAACCGCACTTTTTGCGAACTCCCAGTGTCCGTTGCAATTGCAGACAGCGTCCTACAACCCCAGGCCTCTAAGGGTGAACATCCGGGACCCGTACATCCCGGACAAGAACAGCGAGAAGACGCCGGAATGGCAGAAGACGGCCCGCCATGACCGGAAGCTTTTCGGTCGCTACGGCTCAGCGTCGGGCATCGACCCTGCCTCTCTGTGGCCCAGTCATGAGGAGCTGGACGAAATTATCGCGGAAGAAAAAGAGTGGAATCCTCCACTGAAGGTTATGCTTAAAAACATAGAAGcaagggagaaggaggaaactGCAAAACGGCTGGCAAA ggaGAAACTCATAGCAGCAAACATGGCCAAAATGCCCAAGTTGATCGCAGACTGGCGCAGGGAAAAGCGAGAAGCCAAGCTGAAGCAAAAGGCGGAGAAGGAGCGGAGAAGGATGCTGCTGGCTAAGGCCAGAGAGCGTTTTGGCTACATGGTGGACCACCGCAGCCACAAGTTCAAGGAGATGATGGCGGAAGTGGAGAAGGatgagaagaagatgaggaaacaaatgaaacgcaggctgaaggaggagcaggtggcGGGCGACGACGCCCCTCCTGCcgcctcatcatcatcatcgtcgtag